A single region of the Ziziphus jujuba cultivar Dongzao chromosome 10, ASM3175591v1 genome encodes:
- the LOC107412427 gene encoding flavin mononucleotide hydrolase 1, chloroplatic isoform X3: protein MAVLLRLTCVCYPLRSSMQSAARMAMNPRSNKSSGSISCLSTSTSAGTTQASTQIDNRKLPVLLFDIMSTVVRDPFYEDVPAFFGMSMEELIECKDPNAWIEFEKGWINENVEHSISFCTLAFGVSMKLRSNNSIDLPGLFSVELGRKFFKDGRPFDLEGLKNCMRSGYSYLEGVEELLYGLRQNNYEMHAFTNYPNWYQMIEDKLKISRYLSWTFCSCKNGKRKPDHGFYLDALQHLKVDPSNCIFIDDSKTNVNAAIALGIIGLHFKDAKTLLEDLSLMGIQISTDEDNLGYICR from the exons ATGGCTGTATTGCTGAGATTGACCTGTGTCTGTTATCCTCTGAGATCCTCAATGCAATCTGCAGCGAGAATGGCTATGAATCCCCGTTCCAACAAGTCCAGCGGCTCCATATCCTGTTTGTCTACTAGTACTTCTGCAGGTACCACTCAAGCTTCAACCCAGATTGACAATAGAAAGCTTCCTGTACTTCTTTTTGACATCATGAGCACCGTTGTTCGTGACCCTTTTTACGAAGACGTCCCCGCCTTCTTCGG AATGTCTATGGAGGAACTAATCGAATGCAAGGACCCAAATGCTTGGATTGAGTTTGAAAAGGGGTGGATTAATGAG AATGTGGAACACTCCATTTCATTTTGCACCTTGGCTTTCGGTGTCTCCATGAAGCTTCGAAGCAATAATAGCATTGACTTACCAGGATTGTTTTCA GTAGAGCTTggcagaaaattttttaaagatggAAGGCCATTTGATTTGGAAG GACTGAAAAATTGTATGAGAAGTGGATATTCCTACCTTGAAGGTGTTGAAGAATTGCTTTATGGACTTAGACAAAATAACTACGAGATGCATGCTTTCACGAACTATCCCAACTG GTATCAAATGATTGAGGATAAGTTAAAAATCTCAAGATATTTGTCTTGGACATTCTGTTCGTGTAAAAATG gAAAGAGGAAGCCAGATCATGGTTTTTATTTGGATGCTTTGCAACATCTTAAAGTTGATCCATCGAACTGCATTTTCATTGATGACAG CAAAACAAATGTGAATGCTGCAATAGCACTTGGTATCATTGGCCTGCATTTCAAGGATGCGAAAACACTGCTTGAAGATCTTTCTCTGATGGGGATTCAGATTTCAACAGATGAA GATAATTTGGGATATATTTGTAGATAA
- the LOC107412427 gene encoding flavin mononucleotide hydrolase 1, chloroplatic isoform X2, whose amino-acid sequence MAVLLRLTCVCYPLRSSMQSAARMAMNPRSNKSSGSISCLSTSTSAGTTQASTQIDNRKLPVLLFDIMSTVVRDPFYEDVPAFFGMSMEELIECKDPNAWIEFEKGWINENVEHSISFCTLAFGVSMKLRSNNSIDLPGLFSVELGRKFFKDGRPFDLEGLKNCMRSGYSYLEGVEELLYGLRQNNYEMHAFTNYPNWYQMIEDKLKISRYLSWTFCSCKNGKRKPDHGFYLDALQHLKVDPSNCIFIDDSKTNVNAAIALGIIGLHFKDAKTLLEDLSLMGIQISTDEEGKEICYTSYDAVGW is encoded by the exons ATGGCTGTATTGCTGAGATTGACCTGTGTCTGTTATCCTCTGAGATCCTCAATGCAATCTGCAGCGAGAATGGCTATGAATCCCCGTTCCAACAAGTCCAGCGGCTCCATATCCTGTTTGTCTACTAGTACTTCTGCAGGTACCACTCAAGCTTCAACCCAGATTGACAATAGAAAGCTTCCTGTACTTCTTTTTGACATCATGAGCACCGTTGTTCGTGACCCTTTTTACGAAGACGTCCCCGCCTTCTTCGG AATGTCTATGGAGGAACTAATCGAATGCAAGGACCCAAATGCTTGGATTGAGTTTGAAAAGGGGTGGATTAATGAG AATGTGGAACACTCCATTTCATTTTGCACCTTGGCTTTCGGTGTCTCCATGAAGCTTCGAAGCAATAATAGCATTGACTTACCAGGATTGTTTTCA GTAGAGCTTggcagaaaattttttaaagatggAAGGCCATTTGATTTGGAAG GACTGAAAAATTGTATGAGAAGTGGATATTCCTACCTTGAAGGTGTTGAAGAATTGCTTTATGGACTTAGACAAAATAACTACGAGATGCATGCTTTCACGAACTATCCCAACTG GTATCAAATGATTGAGGATAAGTTAAAAATCTCAAGATATTTGTCTTGGACATTCTGTTCGTGTAAAAATG gAAAGAGGAAGCCAGATCATGGTTTTTATTTGGATGCTTTGCAACATCTTAAAGTTGATCCATCGAACTGCATTTTCATTGATGACAG CAAAACAAATGTGAATGCTGCAATAGCACTTGGTATCATTGGCCTGCATTTCAAGGATGCGAAAACACTGCTTGAAGATCTTTCTCTGATGGGGATTCAGATTTCAACAGATGAA
- the LOC107412427 gene encoding flavin mononucleotide hydrolase 1, chloroplatic isoform X1: protein MAVLLRLTCVCYPLRSSMQSAARMAMNPRSNKSSGSISCLSTSTSAGTTQASTQIDNRKLPVLLFDIMSTVVRDPFYEDVPAFFGMSMEELIECKDPNAWIEFEKGWINENVEHSISFCTLAFGVSMKLRSNNSIDLPGLFSVELGRKFFKDGRPFDLEGLKNCMRSGYSYLEGVEELLYGLRQNNYEMHAFTNYPNWYQMIEDKLKISRYLSWTFCSCKNGKRKPDHGFYLDALQHLKVDPSNCIFIDDSKTNVNAAIALGIIGLHFKDAKTLLEDLSLMGIQISTDEEGKEICYTSYDAVGWWSICLD from the exons ATGGCTGTATTGCTGAGATTGACCTGTGTCTGTTATCCTCTGAGATCCTCAATGCAATCTGCAGCGAGAATGGCTATGAATCCCCGTTCCAACAAGTCCAGCGGCTCCATATCCTGTTTGTCTACTAGTACTTCTGCAGGTACCACTCAAGCTTCAACCCAGATTGACAATAGAAAGCTTCCTGTACTTCTTTTTGACATCATGAGCACCGTTGTTCGTGACCCTTTTTACGAAGACGTCCCCGCCTTCTTCGG AATGTCTATGGAGGAACTAATCGAATGCAAGGACCCAAATGCTTGGATTGAGTTTGAAAAGGGGTGGATTAATGAG AATGTGGAACACTCCATTTCATTTTGCACCTTGGCTTTCGGTGTCTCCATGAAGCTTCGAAGCAATAATAGCATTGACTTACCAGGATTGTTTTCA GTAGAGCTTggcagaaaattttttaaagatggAAGGCCATTTGATTTGGAAG GACTGAAAAATTGTATGAGAAGTGGATATTCCTACCTTGAAGGTGTTGAAGAATTGCTTTATGGACTTAGACAAAATAACTACGAGATGCATGCTTTCACGAACTATCCCAACTG GTATCAAATGATTGAGGATAAGTTAAAAATCTCAAGATATTTGTCTTGGACATTCTGTTCGTGTAAAAATG gAAAGAGGAAGCCAGATCATGGTTTTTATTTGGATGCTTTGCAACATCTTAAAGTTGATCCATCGAACTGCATTTTCATTGATGACAG CAAAACAAATGTGAATGCTGCAATAGCACTTGGTATCATTGGCCTGCATTTCAAGGATGCGAAAACACTGCTTGAAGATCTTTCTCTGATGGGGATTCAGATTTCAACAGATGAA
- the LOC107412427 gene encoding flavin mononucleotide hydrolase 1, chloroplatic isoform X6, whose amino-acid sequence MSRMSMEELIECKDPNAWIEFEKGWINENVEHSISFCTLAFGVSMKLRSNNSIDLPGLFSVELGRKFFKDGRPFDLEGLKNCMRSGYSYLEGVEELLYGLRQNNYEMHAFTNYPNWYQMIEDKLKISRYLSWTFCSCKNGKRKPDHGFYLDALQHLKVDPSNCIFIDDSKTNVNAAIALGIIGLHFKDAKTLLEDLSLMGIQISTDEEGKEICYTSYDAVGWWSICLD is encoded by the exons ATGAGCAGAATGTCTATGGAGGAACTAATCGAATGCAAGGACCCAAATGCTTGGATTGAGTTTGAAAAGGGGTGGATTAATGAG AATGTGGAACACTCCATTTCATTTTGCACCTTGGCTTTCGGTGTCTCCATGAAGCTTCGAAGCAATAATAGCATTGACTTACCAGGATTGTTTTCA GTAGAGCTTggcagaaaattttttaaagatggAAGGCCATTTGATTTGGAAG GACTGAAAAATTGTATGAGAAGTGGATATTCCTACCTTGAAGGTGTTGAAGAATTGCTTTATGGACTTAGACAAAATAACTACGAGATGCATGCTTTCACGAACTATCCCAACTG GTATCAAATGATTGAGGATAAGTTAAAAATCTCAAGATATTTGTCTTGGACATTCTGTTCGTGTAAAAATG gAAAGAGGAAGCCAGATCATGGTTTTTATTTGGATGCTTTGCAACATCTTAAAGTTGATCCATCGAACTGCATTTTCATTGATGACAG CAAAACAAATGTGAATGCTGCAATAGCACTTGGTATCATTGGCCTGCATTTCAAGGATGCGAAAACACTGCTTGAAGATCTTTCTCTGATGGGGATTCAGATTTCAACAGATGAA
- the LOC107412427 gene encoding flavin mononucleotide hydrolase 1, chloroplatic isoform X4, with product MAVLLRLTCVCYPLRSSMQSAARMAMNPRSNKSSGSISCLSTSTSAGTTQASTQIDNRKLPVLLFDIMSTVVRDPFYEDVPAFFGMSMEELIECKDPNAWIEFEKGWINENVEHSISFCTLAFGVSMKLRSNNSIDLPGLFSVELGRKFFKDGRPFDLEGLKNCMRSGYSYLEGVEELLYGLRQNNYEMHAFTNYPNWYQMIEDKLKISRYLSWTFCSCKNGKRKPDHGFYLDALQHLKVDPSNCIFIDDSKTNVNAAIALGIIGLHFKDAKTLLEDLSLMGIQISTDEWEVLI from the exons ATGGCTGTATTGCTGAGATTGACCTGTGTCTGTTATCCTCTGAGATCCTCAATGCAATCTGCAGCGAGAATGGCTATGAATCCCCGTTCCAACAAGTCCAGCGGCTCCATATCCTGTTTGTCTACTAGTACTTCTGCAGGTACCACTCAAGCTTCAACCCAGATTGACAATAGAAAGCTTCCTGTACTTCTTTTTGACATCATGAGCACCGTTGTTCGTGACCCTTTTTACGAAGACGTCCCCGCCTTCTTCGG AATGTCTATGGAGGAACTAATCGAATGCAAGGACCCAAATGCTTGGATTGAGTTTGAAAAGGGGTGGATTAATGAG AATGTGGAACACTCCATTTCATTTTGCACCTTGGCTTTCGGTGTCTCCATGAAGCTTCGAAGCAATAATAGCATTGACTTACCAGGATTGTTTTCA GTAGAGCTTggcagaaaattttttaaagatggAAGGCCATTTGATTTGGAAG GACTGAAAAATTGTATGAGAAGTGGATATTCCTACCTTGAAGGTGTTGAAGAATTGCTTTATGGACTTAGACAAAATAACTACGAGATGCATGCTTTCACGAACTATCCCAACTG GTATCAAATGATTGAGGATAAGTTAAAAATCTCAAGATATTTGTCTTGGACATTCTGTTCGTGTAAAAATG gAAAGAGGAAGCCAGATCATGGTTTTTATTTGGATGCTTTGCAACATCTTAAAGTTGATCCATCGAACTGCATTTTCATTGATGACAG CAAAACAAATGTGAATGCTGCAATAGCACTTGGTATCATTGGCCTGCATTTCAAGGATGCGAAAACACTGCTTGAAGATCTTTCTCTGATGGGGATTCAGATTTCAACAGATGAA
- the LOC107412427 gene encoding flavin mononucleotide hydrolase 1, chloroplatic isoform X5 → MAVLLRLTCVCYPLRSSMQSAARMAMNPRSNKSSGSISCLSTSTSAGTTQASTQIDNRKLPVLLFDIMSTVVRDPFYEDVPAFFGMSMEELIECKDPNAWIEFEKGWINEVELGRKFFKDGRPFDLEGLKNCMRSGYSYLEGVEELLYGLRQNNYEMHAFTNYPNWYQMIEDKLKISRYLSWTFCSCKNGKRKPDHGFYLDALQHLKVDPSNCIFIDDSKTNVNAAIALGIIGLHFKDAKTLLEDLSLMGIQISTDEEGKEICYTSYDAVGWWSICLD, encoded by the exons ATGGCTGTATTGCTGAGATTGACCTGTGTCTGTTATCCTCTGAGATCCTCAATGCAATCTGCAGCGAGAATGGCTATGAATCCCCGTTCCAACAAGTCCAGCGGCTCCATATCCTGTTTGTCTACTAGTACTTCTGCAGGTACCACTCAAGCTTCAACCCAGATTGACAATAGAAAGCTTCCTGTACTTCTTTTTGACATCATGAGCACCGTTGTTCGTGACCCTTTTTACGAAGACGTCCCCGCCTTCTTCGG AATGTCTATGGAGGAACTAATCGAATGCAAGGACCCAAATGCTTGGATTGAGTTTGAAAAGGGGTGGATTAATGAG GTAGAGCTTggcagaaaattttttaaagatggAAGGCCATTTGATTTGGAAG GACTGAAAAATTGTATGAGAAGTGGATATTCCTACCTTGAAGGTGTTGAAGAATTGCTTTATGGACTTAGACAAAATAACTACGAGATGCATGCTTTCACGAACTATCCCAACTG GTATCAAATGATTGAGGATAAGTTAAAAATCTCAAGATATTTGTCTTGGACATTCTGTTCGTGTAAAAATG gAAAGAGGAAGCCAGATCATGGTTTTTATTTGGATGCTTTGCAACATCTTAAAGTTGATCCATCGAACTGCATTTTCATTGATGACAG CAAAACAAATGTGAATGCTGCAATAGCACTTGGTATCATTGGCCTGCATTTCAAGGATGCGAAAACACTGCTTGAAGATCTTTCTCTGATGGGGATTCAGATTTCAACAGATGAA
- the LOC107412432 gene encoding uncharacterized protein LOC107412432, with the protein MFKFLKGVVGGSGTGPKDLPYNIGEPYSSAWGSWTHCRGTSKDDGSAVSIFSLSGSNAQDGHLAAGRNGVKRLRTVRHPNILSFLHSTETETFDGNTTKVTIYIVTEPVVPLSEKIKELNLEGTQRDEYYAWGLNQIAKAVSFLNNDCKLIHGNVCLASVVVTQTLDWKLHAFDVLSEFDGNNEASAGPLLQYAWLVGSQYKPMELVKSDWAAIRKSPPWSIDSWGLGCLIYELFSGMKLSKTEELRNTGSIPKSLLPDYQRLLSSMPSRRLNTSKLIENSEYFQNKLVDTIHFMEILNLKDSVEKDTFFRKLPNLAEQLPRPIVLKKLLPLLASALEFGSAASPALTALLKMGSWLSTEEFSTKVLPTIVKLFASNDRAIRVGLLQHIDQYGESLSAQIVDEQVYPHVATGFSDTSAFLRELTLKSMLILAPKLSQRTISGSLLKHLSKLQVDEEPAIRTNTTILLGNIASHLNEGTRKRVLINAFTVRALRDTFSPARSAGIMALCATSSYYDVTEIATRILPNVVVLTIDPDSDVRSKAFEAVDQFLQIAKQYHEKTNSGDATGATSIGISSIPGNASLLGWAMSSLTLKGKPSEQAPLAPVNTSAPLSSTTSNASSVLDTPTTAPAHVSSRTELADQPAPESPTSTDGWGEIENGIHDGNESDKDGWDDIEPLEEPKPSAALANIQAAQKRPVSLPVSQPKQATSVRPKSTAKAIKDEDEDLWGSIAAPAPKTSSKSLNLKSSTTVVDDDDPWAAIAAPAPTTKAKPLSAGRGRGAKPAAPKLGAQRINRTSSGM; encoded by the exons atgTTCAAATTCTTGAAAGGAGTGGTGGGCGGATCGGGGACCGGTCCCAAAGATCTGCCTTACAACATCGGTGAGCCTTACTCCTCTGCTTGGGGCTCTTGGACTCATTGCCGTGGTACCTCCAAG gACGATGGATCCGCTGTAtctatattttctctttctggAAGTAATGCCCAAGATGGACATTTAGCTGCTGGTCGTAATGGTGTAAAGCGCCTCAGAACT GTCAGACatccaaatattttatcattcctTCATAGTACGGAGACTGAAACTTTTGATGGTAATACGACAAAGGTTACTATCTATATTGTCACGGAGCCTGTTGTTCCACTATCAGAAAAGATCAAGGAACTAAATTTGGAAGGTACACAAAG GGATGAATATTATGCGTGGGGATTAAACCAGATAGCTAAAGCTGTGAGCTTCTTAAATAATGATTGTAAACTC ATTCATGGTAATGTTTGCTTAGCCAGTGTTGTTGTAACTCAAACTTTGGACTGGAAGCTGCATGCTTTTGATGTTCTATCTGAGTTTGATGGGAACAATGAAGCTTCTGCTGGGCCACTTCTG CAATATGCATGGCTTGTTGGATCACAATACAAACCGATGGAGTTGGTAAAATCAGACTGGGCTGCAATCAGAAAATCTCCTCCATGGTCCATCGATTCTTGGGGATTGG GCTGTCTTATCTACGAACTTTTCTCTGGTATGAAGTTAAGCAAAACAGAGGAGCTGAGGAATACTGGTTCCATTCCAAAG TCTCTACTTCCAGATTATCAGCGGCTTTTGAGTTCCATGCCTTCTCGTAGGTTGAATACATCAAAGCTTATAGAAAATAGTG aatatttccaaaataagtTGGTGGATACGATacatttcatggaaattttaaatttgaaagatagTGTGGAGAAGGATACCTTTTTCCGCAAGCTTCCAAATTTAGCAGAGCAACTACCTCGCCCAATTGTGCTGAAAAAG TTACTTCCATTATTAGCTTCCGCCCTTGAATTTGGTTCAGCTGCTTCTCCTGCTTTGACTGCATTGTTAAAAATGGGGTCTTGGCTTTCAACAGAAGAATTTAGTACGAAG GTGTTGCCTACAATTGTGAAACTCTTTGCCTCCAACGATCGGGCTATAAGAGTTGGTCTGTTGCAACATATTGATCAATATGGAGAATCATTGTCTGCACAAATTGTTGATGAGCAA GTGTATCCCCATGTTGCTACTGGATTTTCTGATACATCTGCTTTTCTCCGGGAACTGACACTCAAATCCATGCTTATTCTAGCTCCCAAG ctTTCCCAACGTACCATTTCAGGGTCATTGTTGAAACATCTTTCCAAGTTACAG GTTGATGAAGAACCAGCAATTAGAACGAACACTACCATTTTACTTGGGAATATTGCTAGCCACTTGAATGAAGGG ACTAGGAAAAGGGTTTTGATTAATGCATTTACTGTCCGTGCATTACGTGACACTTTTTCACCAGCCAGAAGCGCAG GCATTATGGCTTTATGTGCTACCAGTTCTTATTATGATGTCACTGAGATTGCAACTCGGATTCTCCCAAATGTTGTTGTACTTACAATTGATCCTGACAG TGATGTTCGATCAAAGGCATTTGAAGCAGTTGATCAGTTTCTACAAATAGCAAAACAGTACCATGAGAAG ACAAATTCAGGGGATGCCACAGGGGCTACAAGTATTGGAATCTCATCAATACCAGGAAATGCTAGTCTATTAGG GTGGGCTATGAGCTCCCTTACTCTGAAGGGTAAACCTTCTGAGCAAGCTCCACTTGCTCCTGTGAACACTAGCGCGCCTCTATCTTCTACAACTTCAAATGCAAGCTCAG TTCTAGATACCCCGACTACAGCACCTGCTCATGTAAGTTCTAGGACAGAGTTAGCTGATCAACCTGCTCCTGAGTCCCCTACATCAACAGATGGGTGGGGAGAAATCGAAAATGGAATCCATGATGGGAATGAAAGTGACAAAGATGGATGGGATGATATTGAACCCCTTGAAGAGCCAAAGCCATCAGCGGCACTTGCAAACATTCAAGCAGCTCAAAAGCGGCCAGTCTCACTTCCTGTTTCACAGCCAAAACAAG CTACAAGTGTGAGACCGAAAAGTACAGCAAAGGCTAtcaaagatgaagatgaagatttgTGGGGCTCCATAGCTGCTCCTGCTCCaaagacatcatcaaaatcATTGAACTTAAAGTCAAGTACTACagttgttgatgatgatgacccATGGGCTGCCATTGCTGCTCCTGCACCCACTACAAAGGCAAAGCCATTATCGGctggtcgaggtcgaggagctAAACCTGCTGCTCCAAAGCTTGGGGCACAGAGGATAAACCGGACGTCATCTGGGATGTGA